The bacterium genome contains the following window.
AACTATTTATGGTGATTTTAACAGCACTAAATCAATAAATAAACCAATAAATTCAACTAGTTATGAATTTTTCAGGCACAACTACTTTAGTACCTAAGGAAACCCCCCGGCTTTGCCGGGGGACCCGAGAAGTTTGACAGTACCTGGAGTAAATGAAAGCCTCCCCCTGTGAACCGCTCAAAGTTTACAGGAAAGGAGGCCTTCGTTGAACGATGTAAAAAGCTTAAGCCATACAGCGTGGGATTGCAAGTATCACGTGGTATGGATCCCGAAGTGTCGCAGGAAGGTATTGTATGGTCAAATACGGAATGATTTGGGAGAAGCATTTCGGGAGTTAGCACGTCAACGGGAGAGTTTGGTGTTGGAAGGTCATGTTTGTACTGATCATATCCACATCTATCTTTTCATACCCCCGAAATACGCGGTGTCTCAAGTAATTGGTTATATGAAGGGCAAAAGCGCGATTCACATTGCCCGTACTTATGGTGGTCGCGCCAGGAATTTTGTAGGTCAGCATTTTTGGGCACGTGGCTATTATGTGTCAACTGTAGGTCGAGATGAAAAGATGAACCGCGACTATATCCGTCGTCAGGAAGCAGGGGATCGTCGTCTGGATCAACTG
Protein-coding sequences here:
- the tnpA gene encoding IS200/IS605 family transposase encodes the protein MNDVKSLSHTAWDCKYHVVWIPKCRRKVLYGQIRNDLGEAFRELARQRESLVLEGHVCTDHIHIYLFIPPKYAVSQVIGYMKGKSAIHIARTYGGRARNFVGQHFWARGYYVSTVGRDEKMNRDYIRRQEAGDRRLDQLQLLR